The proteins below are encoded in one region of Pelagibacterium flavum:
- a CDS encoding helix-turn-helix domain-containing protein — protein sequence MRWFDPQLMSAEHWHGHIEFNWLTEGSMDYRFDGRPVTLPAGRMVVFWAGIPHQTVQIDRGPSGAGRQCNIYLPLDVFLYMPNLGALTETMMGGGVIALPDDAADSGLLQRWYTDYRSGDAERVDILKSEIANMLRRTAMVGWDVLLPPWIEKPTPGARTTSPLRYVVAMVRHIMENLSSPLRAADIAQVVGLHPNYALNLFTRVMGIAMQQFVIRMRLIRARSLLFAGNISIANVAFESGFTSQSQFYEHFRAAYGMPPSAMRKSLVASASLPGREKPF from the coding sequence TGCGCTGGTTTGATCCGCAACTGATGAGCGCCGAGCATTGGCACGGCCATATCGAGTTCAACTGGCTGACCGAAGGATCGATGGATTATCGTTTCGACGGTCGCCCGGTGACGCTGCCAGCTGGCCGCATGGTCGTGTTCTGGGCCGGCATCCCCCATCAGACCGTGCAGATTGACCGAGGTCCCTCGGGCGCGGGCCGCCAGTGCAACATCTACCTGCCGCTCGATGTCTTTCTTTACATGCCCAATCTGGGCGCGCTAACCGAAACCATGATGGGGGGAGGCGTCATAGCGTTGCCTGACGATGCAGCGGACAGCGGGCTGCTGCAGCGCTGGTACACCGATTACCGCAGCGGCGATGCCGAGCGGGTCGACATCTTGAAATCCGAAATCGCCAACATGCTCCGGCGCACGGCCATGGTGGGCTGGGATGTGCTTTTGCCGCCCTGGATCGAAAAGCCGACACCGGGCGCCCGCACCACATCCCCCCTGCGCTATGTGGTGGCCATGGTTCGGCACATCATGGAAAATCTCTCGTCGCCTTTGCGCGCCGCCGATATCGCGCAAGTCGTCGGGCTCCATCCCAACTACGCCTTGAACCTTTTCACCCGCGTCATGGGGATCGCGATGCAGCAGTTCGTCATCCGCATGCGACTCATCCGCGCCCGCTCACTGCTGTTCGCCGGAAACATCTCGATTGCCAATGTCGCGTTTGAATCCGGCTTCACATCGCAGAGCCAGTTCTACGAGCACTTCCGCGCCGCCTATGGCATGCCGCCAAGCGCCATGCGCAAAAGCCTTGTGGCGAGCGCAAGCCTACCGGGAAGAGAAAAACCATTCTGA
- a CDS encoding tannase/feruloyl esterase family alpha/beta hydrolase, with protein MSNFVDTSEDFDLLEFNIQEPGEFHWGAPFNPQIDTLTALDNWVENGIPPSGLVMVDGTNSETRGRTRPVCEYPAFPRYNGDGDIDEASSYHCVTE; from the coding sequence ATGTCCAATTTTGTCGATACATCTGAAGATTTCGATCTTTTGGAATTCAACATCCAGGAGCCTGGCGAATTCCACTGGGGGGCCCCATTCAATCCGCAGATCGATACGCTGACCGCGCTCGACAACTGGGTGGAAAACGGTATTCCGCCCTCCGGCCTTGTCATGGTCGATGGAACCAACAGCGAAACGCGCGGTCGGACTCGCCCGGTATGTGAGTATCCTGCATTCCCCAGATATAATGGGGACGGAGACATCGACGAAGCGTCAAGCTACCACTGCGTGACCGAATGA
- a CDS encoding tannase/feruloyl esterase family alpha/beta hydrolase translates to MPAVERRCFRWFFKDCAAARTGRHAQFSCPGVTFGNDSGHPPESGGGAAFARNDEALVNYGYAHIKKAYDVMSLLAETAYDTAPERVYFLGGSTGGREGLTAATRWPESSDGVITYYPTAFFMGLRLWGVALADAIYSDDSAGWFPLEIVETIAERAVTLRDPLDGAEDGIVSNPAECRAISSSIVEDLRCPADQVAANCLNQTQIDRVIDVYYNGYTLPCEIGGWSEYKGYNSLEGVVMNIGTQAEYINPRRPAPMHTTLIGRSSSCPILSIHLKISIFWNSTSRSLANSTGGPHSIRRSIR, encoded by the coding sequence GTGCCGGCGGTGGAGAGGCGCTGCTTCCGCTGGTTTTTCAAGGACTGTGCCGCTGCGCGGACCGGCCGGCATGCCCAGTTCTCTTGCCCAGGGGTAACCTTCGGCAACGATTCCGGTCATCCGCCGGAGTCCGGGGGCGGCGCGGCATTTGCCCGCAATGACGAGGCTCTGGTCAACTACGGATACGCCCATATCAAGAAGGCCTATGACGTGATGAGCCTTCTCGCGGAGACGGCTTATGATACGGCCCCCGAACGCGTCTATTTCCTCGGCGGGTCAACCGGGGGGCGCGAAGGTCTGACTGCCGCCACCCGCTGGCCGGAGTCCTCTGATGGGGTCATCACATACTATCCCACAGCGTTTTTCATGGGATTGCGCCTGTGGGGTGTGGCCCTGGCCGACGCCATCTACAGCGATGATTCCGCAGGTTGGTTTCCTTTGGAAATCGTCGAGACGATCGCCGAACGGGCGGTTACCCTGCGCGATCCGCTCGACGGTGCGGAAGACGGGATCGTCAGCAACCCCGCGGAATGTCGGGCAATATCCTCGTCCATTGTCGAAGACCTCAGATGCCCCGCCGATCAGGTCGCTGCAAACTGCCTGAACCAGACACAGATCGACCGGGTTATCGATGTCTATTACAACGGATACACGCTTCCCTGCGAAATCGGGGGATGGTCGGAATACAAAGGCTACAACAGCCTGGAAGGCGTCGTGATGAACATCGGCACCCAGGCCGAGTACATCAACCCCCGCCGTCCGGCCCCAATGCACACCACGTTAATCGGGCGTTCCAGTTCATGTCCAATTTTGTCGATACATCTGAAGATTTCGATCTTTTGGAATTCAACATCCAGGAGCCTGGCGAATTCCACTGGGGGGCCCCATTCAATCCGCAGATCGATACGCTGA
- a CDS encoding NAD(P)/FAD-dependent oxidoreductase, with product MTDEGRVVIVGAGFGGLSAAKTLARAGVPFTIIDKRNHHLFQPLLYQVATAALSPAEIAVPIRAVLSPGKGGAIEILMEEIEGVDTTRRVVRAAGGDEIAYSHLIVATGSSFTYFGKEDQWRPFAPALKSIDDALNIRRRVLLAFERAETTDNPQLRKRLMTFVVIGGGPTGVETAGALADLAKATLAKDFTNIDPRDTRVILVEAVDTLLNAYPAHLGAYTERKLAHLGVEVHTNSPVKRIDENGVLAGEDFFETSNIFWCAGVEATPVGKWLGLETNKNGTVSVASDLTVPDLPGVYVIGDAASVADQDGKPLPALAPVAKQQGQYVAEAIIRQQQGQSPQGPFRYRDWGTMATIGRYAAVGKFGKLEVKGFPAWMLWGAVHIAYLVGFRNRINVLVNWLWSWLTYAKGARLITGPDEAATRALDNPKAVDEELDKTINAPG from the coding sequence ATGACAGATGAGGGACGCGTCGTCATTGTTGGCGCTGGCTTTGGGGGCTTGAGTGCGGCCAAGACTCTCGCCCGTGCCGGGGTGCCATTCACCATCATCGACAAGCGCAACCATCATCTTTTCCAGCCGCTGCTGTATCAGGTGGCAACGGCTGCCCTGTCGCCCGCAGAAATCGCCGTGCCCATCAGAGCCGTCCTTTCGCCTGGTAAGGGCGGCGCGATCGAGATCCTCATGGAAGAGATTGAAGGGGTCGATACCACCCGCCGCGTCGTTCGTGCTGCTGGTGGCGATGAAATCGCTTACAGCCATCTGATTGTGGCGACCGGCTCATCCTTCACTTATTTTGGCAAAGAGGACCAATGGCGACCCTTTGCCCCCGCACTCAAATCCATCGATGATGCCCTCAACATCCGCCGCCGCGTCCTTCTCGCGTTCGAGCGGGCCGAAACCACCGACAATCCGCAATTGCGCAAACGCCTGATGACCTTCGTCGTCATCGGCGGCGGCCCCACCGGCGTCGAAACAGCCGGCGCGCTCGCTGATCTGGCGAAAGCCACGCTGGCCAAGGATTTCACCAATATTGATCCTCGCGATACGCGCGTAATCCTCGTGGAGGCCGTCGATACTCTCCTCAACGCCTATCCGGCCCATCTGGGTGCCTATACGGAGCGCAAACTGGCTCATCTCGGGGTGGAGGTTCACACCAATTCCCCCGTAAAACGCATCGATGAAAATGGTGTTCTCGCCGGCGAAGATTTTTTTGAAACATCCAACATCTTCTGGTGCGCAGGGGTCGAGGCGACACCGGTCGGCAAATGGCTGGGGCTGGAAACCAACAAGAACGGCACGGTTTCCGTCGCGTCCGATCTCACCGTTCCCGATTTGCCCGGCGTTTACGTCATCGGCGACGCTGCCTCTGTGGCAGATCAGGATGGCAAGCCACTGCCCGCCCTCGCGCCTGTTGCCAAGCAGCAGGGCCAGTATGTCGCCGAGGCCATAATTCGGCAGCAACAGGGCCAAAGCCCACAGGGCCCGTTCCGCTACCGGGACTGGGGCACCATGGCGACCATTGGGCGTTACGCCGCTGTGGGCAAGTTCGGCAAGCTCGAAGTTAAAGGCTTTCCCGCCTGGATGCTCTGGGGTGCCGTCCACATCGCCTATCTCGTAGGCTTCCGCAATCGCATCAACGTCTTGGTCAACTGGCTATGGAGCTGGCTGACCTATGCCAAGGGCGCCCGCCTCATCACCGGCCCCGACGAAGCCGCCACCCGCGCCCTCGACAACCCCAAAGCTGTCGATGAGGAGCTCGACAAGACGATCAACGCGCCGGGTTAG
- a CDS encoding biotin transporter BioY, whose amino-acid sequence MATTLATSNTLLGLYQPKSQAARIVSAIAVAFLGSLLITMAAKVNVPVWPVPVTLQSMAIALIAGAFGFRMATATVGLYLAQGAVGIPVFAGAFAGIPYLFGPTGGFLIGFLVMAAIIGWLADRGAMRNVFTGFTAMLAGNIVMFMFGFAWLLTMAGQAAWIDQSNALVSAFQLAVQPFIVWDIVKMAFAAMTVVGGWSLLQRK is encoded by the coding sequence ATGGCCACGACTTTAGCCACTTCGAACACGCTTCTCGGTCTTTATCAGCCCAAGTCGCAGGCTGCACGCATCGTTTCAGCGATTGCCGTCGCATTCCTGGGCTCGCTGCTGATCACCATGGCCGCCAAGGTCAATGTGCCGGTCTGGCCAGTGCCGGTCACGCTGCAATCCATGGCCATTGCGCTGATCGCGGGGGCGTTTGGCTTCCGCATGGCAACCGCCACGGTCGGTCTCTATCTCGCACAGGGCGCCGTGGGCATTCCCGTTTTTGCCGGCGCCTTTGCCGGAATTCCTTACCTCTTCGGCCCCACCGGTGGCTTCCTGATCGGCTTTTTGGTCATGGCCGCCATCATCGGCTGGCTGGCCGACCGCGGCGCGATGCGCAACGTCTTTACCGGCTTTACCGCCATGTTGGCCGGTAACATCGTGATGTTCATGTTTGGGTTCGCATGGCTGCTCACCATGGCCGGCCAGGCTGCATGGATCGATCAGTCCAATGCCCTGGTTTCAGCTTTCCAGCTTGCTGTTCAGCCCTTCATCGTCTGGGACATCGTCAAGATGGCCTTCGCTGCCATGACCGTCGTTGGTGGCTGGTCCCTGCTTCAGCGCAAGTAA